A window from Bosea sp. ANAM02 encodes these proteins:
- a CDS encoding tetratricopeptide repeat protein — MSGTKLLPPRAIPGAALPEPDDSVPGPGAAAIAPAPDTPTAHTALPLVPFTSARDALKAWMRDSTAGNKLGAVRALEYAASQGHLTAQYKLGRMYAGGEGVPANDLKAFEYFSKIADENADAIPGTADGRLVGSAFVALGNYFSDGIKGSYVKPNPDRAFDMFHYAASYFGDPDGQYNLARLYMTGQGANRDRRQAARWMKLAAEKGHAPARAAFGEMLLRGGDGVPRQPVLGLMWLALAREGADPVREAWIIERHDVAFAAASANDRSAALALIERQHLVSSRNGVPQN, encoded by the coding sequence ATGTCAGGCACCAAGCTGCTGCCGCCGCGCGCCATTCCGGGCGCCGCGCTGCCGGAGCCGGACGATTCCGTCCCGGGACCGGGCGCCGCGGCGATCGCTCCAGCTCCCGATACCCCCACCGCCCATACGGCGCTGCCGCTCGTGCCCTTCACCAGCGCGCGCGACGCGCTCAAGGCTTGGATGCGCGACTCCACCGCCGGCAACAAGCTCGGCGCCGTCCGCGCGCTCGAATACGCGGCCTCGCAGGGCCATCTCACGGCGCAGTACAAGCTTGGCCGCATGTATGCCGGTGGCGAGGGCGTCCCGGCCAATGATCTCAAGGCCTTCGAGTATTTCTCGAAGATCGCGGACGAGAACGCGGACGCGATTCCCGGCACCGCCGACGGCCGGCTCGTCGGCAGCGCCTTCGTCGCGCTCGGCAATTATTTTTCGGACGGCATCAAGGGCAGCTATGTGAAGCCCAATCCCGACCGGGCCTTCGACATGTTCCATTACGCCGCATCCTATTTCGGCGACCCCGACGGGCAGTACAATCTCGCCCGCCTCTATATGACCGGGCAGGGCGCCAATCGCGATCGGCGCCAGGCGGCGCGCTGGATGAAGCTCGCGGCGGAGAAGGGCCACGCGCCTGCTCGCGCGGCCTTCGGCGAGATGCTGCTGCGGGGCGGCGATGGTGTGCCCCGCCAGCCGGTACTGGGCCTGATGTGGCTCGCCCTGGCGCGCGAGGGCGCCGATCCCGTCCGCGAAGCCTGGATCATCGAGCGGCACGACGTGGCTTTCGCGGCTGCTTCGGCCAATGACCGTTCGGCGGCGCTGGCCCTGATCGAGCGCCAGCATCTGGTGAGTTCGCGCAACGGCGTGCCGCAGAACTGA
- the ilvD gene encoding dihydroxy-acid dehydratase, protein MDGRVYDKSRLPSRHVSVGPAKAPHRSYYYAMGMTAKQIAQPFVGVASCWNEAAPCNISLMRQAQAVKKGVASASGTPREFCTITVTDGIAMGHQGMKSSLASREVIADSVELTMRGHCYDALVGLAGCDKSLPGMMMAMVRLNVPSIFIYGGSILPGNFKGRPVTVQDVFEAVGKHSVGAMSDEDLKELEEVACPSSGSCGAQFTANTMATVAEAIGLALPYSCGAPAPYDVRDTFCYTAGEMVMELIARNIRPRDIVTRKALENAAMVVAATGGSTNGALHLPAIAHECGIDFDLFEVAEIFKKTPYIADLKPGGKYVAKDMFEVGGIPLVMKSLLDAGYLHGDCMTVTGRTISENMASVKWNDQQDVVYRADKPITVTGGVVGLQGNLAPEGAIVKIAGMPEDQLVFTGPARCFDREEDAFEAVKNRTYNVGDVLVIRYEGPKGGPGMREMLATTAALYGQGMGDKVALITDGRFSGATRGFCVGHVGPEAAVGGPIGLIRDGDIIELDAITGKLAVRLSDAELEARRKDWKPRKTDYNSGALWKYAQTVGSAKGGAVTHPGGAAETHCYADI, encoded by the coding sequence ATGGACGGGCGTGTGTACGACAAGTCGAGGCTGCCGAGCCGCCATGTAAGCGTCGGCCCGGCCAAGGCCCCGCACCGCTCCTATTATTACGCGATGGGCATGACCGCGAAGCAGATCGCGCAGCCCTTCGTCGGCGTCGCTTCCTGCTGGAACGAGGCCGCCCCCTGCAACATCTCGCTGATGCGCCAGGCCCAGGCCGTGAAGAAGGGCGTCGCCTCCGCCAGCGGCACGCCGCGCGAGTTCTGCACCATCACCGTCACCGACGGCATCGCCATGGGCCACCAGGGCATGAAGTCGTCGCTCGCCTCGCGCGAGGTCATCGCCGACTCGGTCGAGCTCACCATGCGCGGCCATTGCTACGATGCGCTGGTCGGCCTCGCCGGCTGCGACAAGTCTCTGCCCGGCATGATGATGGCGATGGTGCGCCTCAACGTGCCGTCGATCTTCATCTATGGCGGCTCGATCCTGCCCGGCAATTTCAAGGGCCGTCCGGTCACCGTCCAGGACGTGTTCGAGGCCGTCGGCAAGCATTCGGTCGGCGCCATGTCGGACGAGGACCTGAAGGAGCTCGAGGAGGTCGCCTGTCCGTCCTCCGGCTCCTGCGGTGCCCAGTTCACCGCCAACACCATGGCGACGGTCGCCGAGGCGATCGGCCTGGCGCTGCCCTATAGCTGCGGCGCGCCGGCGCCCTACGATGTCCGCGACACCTTCTGCTACACCGCCGGCGAGATGGTGATGGAGTTGATCGCCCGGAACATCCGCCCGCGCGACATCGTCACCCGCAAGGCGCTGGAGAATGCCGCGATGGTCGTCGCCGCGACCGGCGGCTCGACCAATGGCGCGCTGCACCTGCCGGCGATCGCGCATGAATGCGGCATCGATTTCGACCTGTTCGAGGTCGCCGAGATCTTCAAGAAGACGCCCTATATCGCCGACCTGAAGCCGGGCGGGAAATACGTCGCCAAGGACATGTTCGAGGTCGGCGGCATCCCGCTGGTGATGAAGAGCCTGCTCGATGCCGGCTACCTGCACGGCGACTGCATGACCGTCACGGGCCGTACCATCTCCGAGAACATGGCCTCGGTGAAATGGAACGACCAGCAGGATGTGGTCTACCGCGCCGACAAGCCGATCACGGTCACCGGCGGCGTTGTCGGCCTTCAGGGCAATCTCGCGCCTGAAGGCGCGATCGTGAAGATCGCCGGCATGCCCGAGGACCAGCTCGTCTTCACCGGGCCGGCCCGGTGCTTCGATCGCGAGGAGGACGCTTTCGAGGCGGTCAAGAACCGGACCTACAATGTCGGCGACGTGCTCGTCATCCGCTACGAGGGCCCCAAGGGCGGCCCCGGCATGCGCGAGATGCTTGCGACCACCGCGGCGCTCTACGGCCAGGGCATGGGCGACAAGGTGGCGCTCATCACCGATGGTCGCTTCTCGGGCGCCACCCGTGGCTTCTGCGTCGGCCATGTCGGGCCCGAGGCCGCCGTCGGCGGCCCGATCGGCCTGATCCGCGACGGCGACATCATCGAACTCGACGCCATCACAGGAAAGCTCGCAGTCCGCCTTTCTGATGCCGAACTTGAAGCGCGTCGTAAGGACTGGAAACCACGCAAGACCGACTACAATTCCGGTGCGCTGTGGAAATACGCGCAGACCGTCGGCTCCGCCAAAGGCGGCGCCGTCACCCACCCAGGAGGGGCGGCCGAAACCCATTGCTATGCGGATATCTAG